A DNA window from Danio aesculapii chromosome 1, fDanAes4.1, whole genome shotgun sequence contains the following coding sequences:
- the wu:fj19g03 gene encoding uncharacterized protein wu:fj19g03 — translation MNLKQASSTAFIEMKMLSACALLLLAFAVTHGRIVSKCELKEQLEVARARATGHKMTVDQLIASLVCNVENTSGFNTSLVTSIQIHQDNIKPPFPIPHKPNQEKLPAKEEDEENMEDEHIIPVHPPSHPKRIRSRRSVYKAESVETQGAKEIFSMWRQALLPKQTLEDSFGSGAEAVSEEESSGDSSSEEERGDVDLWRWLGIFQLSDRVACGSGSGSSLNLCGLECSALLDDDITDDITCLKTLLDSHDKYYGFAPMKSFHSNLLEMLPVKKCRSVVASKYLAECL, via the exons ATGAATCTCAAGCAAGCATCTTCTACTG CGTTCATTGAGATGAAGATGTTGTCTGCGTGTGCTCTGCTTCTGCTGGCGTTTGCTGTGACTCATGGACGGATTGTGAGTAAATGTGAGCTGAAGGAGCAGCTGGAGGTGGCGCGGGCTCGCGCTACTGGACACAAAATGACTGTGGATCAACTTATCGCCAGTC TTGTTTGTAATGTGGAAAACACTTCGGGCTTCAACACCAGCCTCGTCACCAGCATCCAGATCCACCAAGACAACATCAAACCTCCATTCCCAATCCCTCACAAACCCAACCAGGAAAAACTACCAGCAAAAGAGGAGGATGAGGAGAACATGGAAGATGAACACATCATCCCTGTTCATCCACCAAGTCATCCCAAAAGAATAAGAAGTAGAAGATCGGTCTATAAAGCCGAGAGTGTTGAAACCCAGGGAGCAAAAGAGATCTTCTCCATGTGGCGTCAAGCTCTCCTCCCTAAACAGACCCTGGAGGACTCTTTCGGAAGCGGAGCAGAGGCCGTATCTGAGGAGGAGAGCTCTGGAGATTCTTCTTCAGAGGAGGAGCGTGGTGATGTTGACTTATGGAGATGGTTGGGAATCTTCCAGCTGAGTGATCGTGTGGCTTGTGGTTCCGGATCGGGGTCTTCACTCAACCTCTGTGGTCTGGAGTGCAGCG CTCTCCTCGATGATGACATCACTGATGACATCACTTGCCTGAAGACTTTATTGGATAGCCATGACAAGTA CTACGGCTTCGCTCCCATGAAGAGCTTCCACTCGAATCT GTTGGAAATGCTGCCGGTAAAGAAGTGCCGCTCTGTCGTCGCTTCAAAGTATTTAGCTGAGTGTTTGTAA